From Denitrovibrio acetiphilus DSM 12809, the proteins below share one genomic window:
- the extJ gene encoding selenite/tellurite reduction operon protein ExtJ, translated as MKKKVIITIAAAMLVFSGIAYAAVKSSKGKVVSMDGNKVTIELDRSIDVKAGDKVKVEALGGGSKPGFQLQGC; from the coding sequence ATGAAAAAGAAGGTTATTATCACTATTGCAGCAGCTATGCTTGTATTTTCCGGAATTGCTTATGCAGCAGTCAAATCGTCTAAAGGCAAAGTTGTAAGTATGGACGGAAACAAAGTCACTATCGAACTCGACAGAAGCATCGATGTTAAAGCCGGAGACAAAGTCAAAGTGGAAGCACTTGGCGGTGGCTCTAAGCCAGGCTTTCAGCTTCAGGGTTGCTAA